In Eriocheir sinensis breed Jianghai 21 chromosome 23, ASM2467909v1, whole genome shotgun sequence, a single window of DNA contains:
- the LOC127002498 gene encoding demethylmenaquinone methyltransferase-like → MSEGGSRGDVAMRANENVHRSGVTPEEMAAGYDEWSENYEKMMIWKGGYRGPAITLEVALRCVPLERRAKARVLEVAAGTGCVGSELHREDFSHSHWHIDAVDPSEGMMKQRETGIYTNDFLEFIGSGHSTVPKDTYDLVVISGGMGEGHIPLSGLDDLVRVAKNGGFVIIVMRHEYLQTVPSYKDKLEPYMDQLEADGKWKKVERRIVPNYFCDKEGLVFVFRITKPE, encoded by the exons atgtctgagggcggcagtcggggcgacgtggcaatgagggcgaACGAGAACGTCCACAGGtcgggggtcacgccggaggagatggcggccggctacgacgagtggtccgagaactacgagaagatg atgatctggaaaggcgggtaccgtggccccgccatcacgctggaggtGGCCTTGCGTTGCGTACCCCTGgagcggcgagccaaggccagggtgctggaggtggccgccgggacgggctgcgtgggcagcgaactccaccgggaagacttcag ccactcccactggcacatagacgctgtggacccgtcggagggcatgatgaagcagcgggagactggcatctataccaacgacttcctggagtttatcggcagcggacactccaccgtacccaaag acacatacgacctggtggtcatctcgggcggtatgggcgaaggtcacatcccactcagtggcctcgacgacctggtgcgcgtcgcaaagaacg gaggcttcgtgatcatcgtgatgcgccatgagtacctacagaccgtgccttcctacaaggacaagctggagccttacatggaccagctggaggcggacgggaagtggaagaag gtggagcggcgcatcgtcccaaactatttctgtgacaaggagggtctcgtcttcgtcttccgcatcactaagcctgagtga